The Anaerohalosphaeraceae bacterium genomic sequence GTATAATTGATTTTAATTGTTTTTGTTGACGGCTGATAAACCCACCCATGAGGCAATGTAATCGCCATGCCATCTGTTATGGTTCCATTGTTGACGATATAAAAAGAAGAATATCCGTTAAAAGGATTCTTTGGAATTCGCCGGAGATATTTGTTAACGATTGTAAGCTGGCTAAAAACAAAGAGGGAACTTGGTGTTTTTGTAGGGTCATTGCCGGGATATCCTGGTGGTACGCCGTTGTGGTCGAGGGCATAGCGTTCGATGGCGTCGCGGAGGATACGCAGGTTTTCTTTGGCGGCGGCTTCCTTGGCCCGCTGAGAATAGCCCTGGACCTCCGGAAGGATTAGGGCCGCTAAAATGCCTAAGATTGCCACGACAATCATCAGCTCCACCAGCGTAAAGGCCGAATGCTTTTGAACCGCAGATTTCATTTTGAACCACAGATTACACTTGCCGCGGCGGGCTTGCCCGACGGGCGGATTACTCAGATTATAAGAAACCATTTAACCACGGATTTCATTTATTATCCACAGATTACACTTGCCGCGGCGGGCTTGCCCGACGGGCGGATTACTCAGATTATAAAAAACCAATTAACCACGGATTTTCAAGGAGCCAAATCATTGTCTCTAAACAGAGCATCATTGATGGATTTTATCGGCCAAAAAAAGGGGGGAATTAACCGCAGATTACACGGATTACAAAAGAGAACCAATTAACCACAGATTACGCAGATTTCACAGATTTGAAAAAAAATGAAGGCAGAGGGCAAACGAAATTGCAGGATAACAGTTCTCTGATAACTGATGACTGATAACTGATGACTGATAACTGATGACTGGCGTCTGGCCACTGAAGGATTTCGTTTAACCACAGATTACACTTGCCGCGGCGGGCTTGCCCGACGGGCAGATTTCACAGATTCTGTATTTATTTATAATCCCGAAAGAATTAAATCCGTGTAAATCCGAGAAAATCCGTGGTTAATGATTATTTTCTTTTTGATTTCTGTGTAATCCGTGAAATCTGTGGTTAATTATGGGAAATGCAGCTCGATGATTTCTTTATCGGACAAAACGTGGTCCCGCGGGACGTTCTGGCCGTCGTGGATGCCGGGGGCGCCCCAGGCGCGGGCGAATTTGAGCTGCTCGGCCAGGTCGCGGTGGATTTTATAGGCCAGGTCGATAACGGTGGAGCCCCGCGGCAGCGTAAATGGGTCCTTAAAGTCCGGCTCGTGCCCGGGCTTTTTGGCGTAAATCCTCACTACATCGAGCATTTCAAAGATTCGCCGCATCAGCAGGTCCAGATTCTGTCCTGTTTTTGTCGAGATTTCGATAAACTCAAACGGCCGCTCGGTTAATTCTTTCAGGGTCTGCAATGTGCCGGCGGGGGCGATGTCGGCTTTGGTTGCGATGACGAAGGTTTTGCGGCCGAGCGGGCTGCCGGATTCGGTAAAAGCCGGAGTATTCTCGTCCAGAATCAGCCGGTGCGAGTCGAGATACCGAGTGCAGATGTCCATTTGTTCGAGGACGTCGCCGGACAGGTCGATTACGATAGCTATCAGGTCGGCCCCGCGATAGACATTGACCTGCCCCGGGGCGGCGTAGTCGGCGGTAATCGGGGGGGTATCGACCAGCTGGATTTGGATGTCCTCAAACGGGGCCATCCCGGGAACGGGCTTGTCAGTGGAGAAGGGGTAGTCGGCGACAATGACCGGGGCATTGGTGAGGGCGGCTAAAATGGAGCTTTTGCCGCTGTTGGGGGTGCCGATGAGGGCGACCTGGCCGGCGCCGGATTTTGGGATATGGAACAGGTCGGTATGTTTGCCGCCGCCTTTTTTGGCACGGCTTTCGAGCGTTTCGCGCAGTTTGCTGATGCGGCGCTTGATGTCGGCCTGCATGTGTTCGGTGCCCTTGTGCTTGGGGATGGTGCGGAGCATCTCC encodes the following:
- a CDS encoding type II secretion system protein, with product MVSYNLSNPPVGQARRGKCNLWFKMKSAVQKHSAFTLVELMIVVAILGILAALILPEVQGYSQRAKEAAAKENLRILRDAIERYALDHNGVPPGYPGNDPTKTPSSLFVFSQLTIVNKYLRRIPKNPFNGYSSFYIVNNGTITDGMAITLPHGWVYQPSTKTIKINYTGKDSQGQQYFDY
- a CDS encoding TGS domain-containing protein; translation: MPANLTPEYKKADEQYRAATTDEERLLALEEMLRTIPKHKGTEHMQADIKRRISKLRETLESRAKKGGGKHTDLFHIPKSGAGQVALIGTPNSGKSSILAALTNAPVIVADYPFSTDKPVPGMAPFEDIQIQLVDTPPITADYAAPGQVNVYRGADLIAIVIDLSGDVLEQMDICTRYLDSHRLILDENTPAFTESGSPLGRKTFVIATKADIAPAGTLQTLKELTERPFEFIEISTKTGQNLDLLMRRIFEMLDVVRIYAKKPGHEPDFKDPFTLPRGSTVIDLAYKIHRDLAEQLKFARAWGAPGIHDGQNVPRDHVLSDKEIIELHFP